Proteins encoded by one window of Pelecanus crispus isolate bPelCri1 chromosome 8, bPelCri1.pri, whole genome shotgun sequence:
- the NEUROG1 gene encoding neurogenin-1, with protein MPAEAASSGAEPPGAPRERRRRRGRARARTEALLHTLKRSRRVKANDRERNRMHHLNAALDELRSVLPTFPDDTKLTKIETLRFAYNYIWALSETLRLAEQCLPPPPAFRGAAAPPSPGSDAGSWLSTASPSAPSLCASASGPSSPATSEDCAYAPADSLRAFRGLPPAAPPGAPCR; from the coding sequence ATGCCCGCCGAGGCGGCCAGCAGCGGTGCGGAGCCGCCGGGCGCTccgcgggagcggcggcggcggcgcgggcgtGCGCGGGCGCGGACCGAAGCGCTGCTGCACACGCTGAAGCGCAGCCGGCGGGTGAAGGCCAACGACCGGGAGCGGAACCGCATGCACCACCTCAACGCCGCCCTGGACGAGCTCCGCAGCGTCCTGCCCACCTTCCCCGACGACACCAAGCTCACCAAGATCGAGACCCTGCGCTTCGCCTACAACTACATCTGGGCCCTCTCCGAGACCCTCCGCCTGGCCGAGCAgtgcctcccgccgccccccgccttccgcggggccgccgcgccccccagccccggcagcgACGCCGGTTCCTGGCTGTCCACCGcctccccctccgccccctCGCTCTGCGCCTCCGCCTccggccccagcagccccgccACCTCCGAGGACTGCGCTTACGCGCCCGCCGACAGCCTGCGGGCTTTCCgcgggctgccccccgccgccccccccggcgcTCCCTGCCGCTAG